A single Microtus ochrogaster isolate Prairie Vole_2 unplaced genomic scaffold, MicOch1.0 UNK514, whole genome shotgun sequence DNA region contains:
- the LOC101999332 gene encoding bile salt sulfotransferase 1-like: MAKINLKKTSYAGTNWLIEIVCLIQTKGNPKWIQSVPVWERSPWVETEIGYPILINQEGPRLISSHLPLHLFPKSFFSSKAKMIYVIRNPRDVLVSGYFFFHKTNLVKNPGSLIKYFEWFLKGN; encoded by the exons atggccaagatcaatttaaaaaagacatcCTATGCTG gAACTAACTGGCTGATTGAGATTGTCTGCTTAATTCAGACCAAGGGGAATCCCAAATGGATTCAATCTGTGCCCGTCTGGGAACGCTCACCCTGGGTAGAGACTGAAATAGGATATCCAATTTTAATCAATCAGGAAGGACCACGCCTCATCAGCTCTCATCTTCCCTTACATCTTTTCCCCAAGTCTTTCTTCAGTTCCAAGGCTAAG atGATCTATGTCATCAGAAATCCCAGAGATGTTCTTGTGtctggttattttttctttcataagacAAACCTTGTTAAGAATCCAGGTTCCCTGATAAAGTATTTTGAATGGTTCCTCAAAGGAAATG